A genomic stretch from Erigeron canadensis isolate Cc75 chromosome 9, C_canadensis_v1, whole genome shotgun sequence includes:
- the LOC122583264 gene encoding uncharacterized protein LOC122583264, with amino-acid sequence MIFLSNKQAKVAALETRFVNLTLAACNSVEDYCQQLKDLANQLVDVDQPVPEQHLVLQLVRVLVTPAAPALTPIQQQSTPSDPNSSNTSQQPQSQYRGRGRGCGQQYWGRRHGRGNRNFQSSWVFQNNSYPQSPIVDADSL; translated from the exons ATGATTTTTTTGAGCAACAAGCAAGCCAAAGTCGCGGCCCTAGAAACCCGCTTTGTCAATCTGACGCTTGCTGCCTGTAACTCGGTGGAAGATTATTGTCAACAGCTCAAAGATTTGGCCAACCAACTAGTTGATGTTGATCAACCTGTTCCCGAGCAGCATCTTGTATTACAACTTGTTCGAG TTCTTGTCACTCCTGCCGCTCCTGCCCTTACTCCAATCCAACAGCAGTCCACTCCTTCTGATCCGAACAGCAGCAACACCTCTCAACAGCCACAGTCGCAATACCGGGGCAGAGGTAGGGGTTGCGGGCAGCAATACTGGGGCCGAAGACATGGACGTGGGAACCGAAACTTTCAATCTAGTTGGGTGTTTCAGAATAACTCCTACCCCCAATCGCCtattgtagatgcagattcgttgtga